From one Brachypodium distachyon strain Bd21 chromosome 4, Brachypodium_distachyon_v3.0, whole genome shotgun sequence genomic stretch:
- the LOC100846539 gene encoding protein TWIN SISTER of FT, protein MASRDPLIVGGIVGDIVDYFDASARLRVSYNNREITNGSELRPSQVANQPTVQIAGLSRSLYTLVMMDPDSPTPSNPSQREYLHWLVTDIPEGRDVNRGTEVVAYESPRPTAGIHRLAFVVFRQTARQAIYAPGWRANFNTRDFAECYSLGAPVAAGYFNCQREGTCGGRRYR, encoded by the exons ATGGCGTCGAGGGATCCGCTGATCGTGGGAGGCATCGTGGGGGACATCGTGGACTACTTCGACGCGTCGGCGCGGCTGAGGGTGTCGTACAACAACCGCGAGATCACCAACGGGTCCGAGCTCAGGCCGTCGCAGGTTGCCAACCAGCCGACGGTCCAGATCGCCGGACTCTCCAGGTCGCTCTACACGCTC GTGATGATGGATCCTGATTCACCTACGCCCAGCAACCCTTCCCAGAGAGAGTATCTCCACTG GTTGGTGACAGATATACCAGAAGGACGTGACGTCAATCGCG GAACTGAGGTGGTGGCGTACGAGAGCCCTCGTCCGACGGCAGGGATCCACCGCTTGGCGTTCGTGGTGTTCCGTCAGACAGCCCGGCAGGCGATCTACGCGCCGGGGTGGCGCGCCAACTTCAACACCAGGGACTTCGCCGAGTGCTACAGCCTCGGCGCCCCTGTGGCCGCCGGCTACTTCAACTGCCAGAGGGAGGGCAcctgcggcggccggaggtACCGCTGA
- the LOC100846850 gene encoding protein HEADING DATE 3A, protein MSRDPLIVGNIVGDIVDYFDASARLRVLYGNREITNGSELKPVANQPTVQITGRSRSLYTLVIMDPDAPTPSDPSKREYLHWLVTDIPEGGDVSRGTAVVAYEKPQPTAGIHRFAFVAFRQTERQTIYAPGWRANFNARDFAECYGLGAPVAAAYFNCQREGTCGGRRYRC, encoded by the exons ATGTCGAGGGATCCGCTGATCGTGGGGAACATCGTGGGCGACATCGTGGATTACTTCGACGCGTCGGCGCGGCTGAGGGTGCTGTACGGCAACCGCGAGATCACCAACGGGTCCGAGCTGAAGCCGGTGGCGAACCAGCCGACGGTCCAGATCACCGGACGATCCAGATCGCTCTACACGCTCGTGATCATGGACCCTGATGCACCCACGCCAAGCGACCCTTCCAAAAGGGAGTACCTCCATTG GTTGGTCACAGACATACCAGAAGGAGGCGACGTCAGTCGTG GAACTGCGGTGGTGGCGTACGAGAAGCCGCAGCCGACGGCGGGGATCCACCGCTTCGCGTTCGTGGCGTTCCGGCAGACAGAGCGGCAGACGATCTACGCGCCGGGCTGGCGTGCCAACTTCAACGCCAGGGACTTCGCCGAGTGCTACGGCCTCGGTGCccctgtcgccgccgcctactTCAACTGCCAGAGAGAGGGCAcctgcggcggccggaggtACCGCTGCTAG